One genomic window of Cyprinus carpio isolate SPL01 chromosome B8, ASM1834038v1, whole genome shotgun sequence includes the following:
- the si:ch73-281k2.5 gene encoding neurogenic locus notch homolog protein 1 isoform X3, with translation MDGVDTYNCQCPPEWTGQFCTNDVDECSLLPNACQNGGTCRNTLNGYNCACVNGWSGPDCSENIDDCADEPCTTGSTCIDHVASFSCSCPPGKTGLLCHIDDACTSNPCKMGAQCYTNPINGKFNCNCPSGYKGSKCAEDIDECVIGPNPCEHGGSCKNTVGSFTCSCAPGYTGPHCETSINVIPTPARMTPTCLDQIGDFTCSCIPVLQSWCKDNAAATPPRDT, from the exons ATGGATGGAGTGGACACTTACAACTGCCAGTGCCCACCTGAATGGACTG GTCAGTTTTGCACCAATGATGTGGATGAATGCAGCCTGCTGCCAAACGCCTGTCAGAATGGAGGGACatgcagaaacacactgaacgGCTATAACTGTGCATGTGTGAACGGCTGGAGTGGCCCTGACTGCTCTGAAAACATTGATGACTGTGCAGATGAGCCCTGCACCACTGGCTCTACTTGCATCGACCACGTGGCTTCCTTCAGTTGCAGCTGCCCTCCCGGCAAGACTG GTTTGCTGTGTCACATTGATGATGCCTGCACCAGTAACCCCTGCAAGATGGGAGCTCAATGTTACACAAACCCCATCAATGGCAAGTTCAACTGTAACTGCCCCTCAGGGTACAAGGGCAGCAAGTGTGCGGAGGATATTGATGAGTGTGTGATCG GGCCAAACCCATGTGAGCACGGTGGCTCGTGTAAGAACACAGTGGGCTCATTTACCTGTAGCTGTGCTCCGGGTTACACTGGTCCACACTGTGAGACATCAATAAATGTGATTCCGACCCCTGCCAGAATGACACCAACCTGCTTGGACCAGATAGGAGATTTCACCTGCTCCTGTATCCCAg ttttgcaGTCTTGGTGTAAAGATAATGCTGCAGCCACTCCGCCAAGAGATACTTAA
- the si:ch73-281k2.5 gene encoding neurogenic locus notch homolog protein 1 isoform X2 codes for MDGVDTYNCQCPPEWTGQFCTNDVDECSLLPNACQNGGTCRNTLNGYNCACVNGWSGPDCSENIDDCADEPCTTGSTCIDHVASFSCSCPPGKTGLLCHIDDACTSNPCKMGAHCYMNPINGKVICNCPSGYKGGTCAEDIDECVIGPNPCEHGGSCKNTVGSFTCSCAPGYTGPHCETSINVIPTPARMTPTCLDQIGDFTCSCIPVLQSWCKDNAAATPPRDT; via the exons ATGGATGGAGTGGACACTTACAACTGCCAGTGCCCACCTGAATGGACTG GTCAGTTTTGCACCAATGATGTGGATGAATGCAGCCTGCTGCCAAACGCCTGTCAGAATGGAGGGACatgcagaaacacactgaacgGCTATAACTGTGCATGTGTGAACGGCTGGAGTGGCCCTGACTGCTCTGAAAACATTGATGACTGTGCAGATGAGCCCTGCACCACTGGCTCTACTTGCATCGACCACGTGGCTTCCTTCAGTTGCAGCTGCCCTCCCGGCAAGACTG GTTTGCTGTGTCACATTGATGATGCCTGCACCAGTAACCCATGCAAGATGGGAGCTCATTGTTACATGAACCCCATCAATGGCAAGGTCATCTGTAACTGCCCCTCAGGGTACAAGGGCGGCACGTGTGCAGAGGATATCGATGAGTGTGTCATCG GGCCAAACCCATGTGAGCACGGTGGCTCGTGTAAGAACACAGTGGGCTCATTTACCTGTAGCTGTGCTCCGGGTTACACTGGTCCACACTGTGAGACATCAATAAATGTGATTCCGACCCCTGCCAGAATGACACCAACCTGCTTGGACCAGATAGGAGATTTCACCTGCTCCTGTATCCCAg ttttgcaGTCTTGGTGTAAAGATAATGCTGCAGCCACTCCGCCAAGAGATACTTAA
- the si:ch73-281k2.5 gene encoding neurogenic locus notch homolog protein 1 isoform X1 — protein sequence MSDHSDHFKTFKLVILDFTQNMGQLPSVSSGKVILLVICCLKVSYGFGGANCEVNIDDCRNHRCQNGATCIVGVKTYNCQCPPEWTGQFCTDDVDECSLLPNVCQNGGTCSNTRNGYNCVCVNGWSGPDCSENIDDCAAEPCTAGSTCIDRVASFRCSCPPGKTGLLCHIDDACTSNPCKMGAQCYTNPINGKFNCNCPSGYKGSKCAEDIDECVIGPNPCEHGGSCKNTVGSFTCSCAPGYTGPHCETSINVIPTPARMTPTCLDQIGDFTCSCIPVLQSWCKDNAAATPPRDT from the exons ATGTCAGATCATTCAGatcattttaagacttttaagcTGGTGATTTTGGATTTCACTCAAAATATGGGCCAGTTACCCAGTGTCTCTTCAGGCAAAGTAATCCTTCTAGTTATTTGCTGCCTTAAAGTTTCATATG GTTTTGGAGGAGCAAACTGTGAGGTGAACATTGATGATTGTCGGAATCACCGCTGTCAGAATGGAGCCACATGCATAGTTGGAGTGAAAACTTACAACTGCCAGTGCCCACCTGAATGGACTG GTCAGTTTTGCACTGATGACGTGGATGAATGCAGCCTGCTGCCAAACGTCTGTCAGAATGGAGGCACGTGCAGTAACACGCGCAACGGCTACAACTGTGTATGTGTGAACGGCTGGAGTGGCCCTGACTGCTCTGAAAACATTGATGACTGCGCAGCTGAGCCCTGCACTGCCGGCTCTACTTGCATCGACCGCGTGGCTTCCTTCAGATGCAGCTGCCCTCCCGGCAAGACTG GTTTGCTGTGTCACATTGATGATGCCTGCACCAGTAACCCCTGCAAGATGGGAGCTCAATGTTACACAAACCCCATCAATGGCAAGTTCAACTGTAACTGCCCCTCAGGGTACAAGGGCAGCAAGTGTGCGGAGGATATTGATGAGTGTGTGATCG GGCCAAACCCATGTGAGCACGGTGGCTCGTGTAAGAACACAGTGGGCTCATTTACCTGTAGCTGTGCTCCGGGTTACACTGGTCCACACTGTGAGACATCAATAAATGTGATTCCGACCCCTGCCAGAATGACACCAACCTGCTTGGACCAGATAGGAGATTTCACCTGCTCCTGTATCCCAg ttttgcaGTCTTGGTGTAAAGATAATGCTGCAGCCACTCCGCCAAGAGATACTTAA